A part of Methanorbis furvi genomic DNA contains:
- a CDS encoding MogA/MoaB family molybdenum cofactor biosynthesis protein, protein MPAEHVTDISIQTAIITVSTTRTEKTDLSGQIIRDAFTAAGIPVISLVIVKDDISAIRTAVLAALKTANCIVVNGGTGLTHDDCTIEAVAPLFHKTMDGFGELFRIKSYEQVKNAVILSRATAGITNGCAIFCIPGSPKAVKLATEEIIVPEIRHIITHAAQ, encoded by the coding sequence ATGCCAGCTGAACATGTAACCGATATCTCCATACAGACTGCGATCATTACGGTGTCAACGACCAGGACGGAAAAAACAGATCTGAGCGGCCAGATAATTCGTGATGCCTTCACCGCTGCAGGTATCCCGGTTATCTCACTGGTGATCGTGAAGGATGATATTTCTGCGATTCGAACCGCAGTTCTTGCAGCACTCAAAACCGCAAACTGCATTGTAGTGAACGGAGGAACAGGTCTTACGCATGATGACTGCACCATTGAAGCAGTGGCTCCGCTTTTCCACAAAACGATGGACGGGTTTGGCGAACTGTTCCGGATAAAAAGTTATGAGCAGGTGAAAAATGCGGTGATTCTCTCCAGAGCAACTGCCGGTATCACCAACGGCTGCGCAATCTTCTGCATCCCGGGATCTCCAAAAGCAGTGAAACTCGCAACTGAAGAGATCATTGTTCCAGAAATTCGCCACATTATCACGCATGCAGCCCAGTGA